The bacterium HR11 genome includes a region encoding these proteins:
- the nupX gene encoding Putative nucleoside permease NupX translates to MGWLNLYSLGGAVVCIFLAWLTSVRRRAFPWRTVLWSGALLVGMAAVVFWWPPFRQVLLWVNQAVTVLIAAADEGARFLFGPLALSPPASGSIGFIIAFQVLPAVVFFSVVTAFLYYVGLLPRVVRWMARAVYRNLRLSGAETLAAVSNIFLGVESALMVRPYLERMTRSELLLILTSGLATIASTVLAFYVRLLESVFPLIAGHLISASFLSIPAAILISKVLYPETETPETMGRVPEVERVVPAEHWMGSIIWGAWEGVRLGVGIGALLIGMLGLVRLVDLGLGGITGWVTAHVTGTRHVWTLRDLATVVAYPLGLLLGLRPDEWSAAAQLIGERWLLTEVISYQDLAALVREGRVSPRGLLVLSYALCGFTHVASVAIFVGGTAALAPARRDDLAALSWRALWAATLATVLTGCIAGAFYWGQPGLIQPR, encoded by the coding sequence ATGGGGTGGCTGAATCTGTACTCCCTGGGCGGGGCAGTCGTCTGTATCTTCTTGGCGTGGCTGACGTCGGTTCGCCGACGGGCGTTCCCCTGGCGGACGGTCCTGTGGAGCGGCGCCCTGCTGGTCGGGATGGCGGCCGTCGTGTTCTGGTGGCCGCCGTTTCGGCAAGTCCTGCTCTGGGTTAATCAGGCCGTCACGGTGCTGATCGCCGCCGCCGACGAGGGGGCCCGCTTCCTGTTCGGGCCGTTGGCCCTGTCGCCGCCGGCATCCGGGAGCATCGGCTTCATCATCGCCTTTCAGGTCCTGCCGGCCGTCGTGTTCTTCAGCGTCGTGACGGCGTTTCTGTACTACGTCGGGCTCCTCCCCCGGGTCGTCCGGTGGATGGCCCGGGCCGTCTATCGGAACCTCCGCCTGAGCGGGGCCGAGACGCTGGCCGCCGTCAGCAACATCTTCCTGGGTGTCGAATCGGCCCTGATGGTCCGCCCGTATTTAGAGCGGATGACTCGGTCCGAGCTTCTCTTGATCCTGACGTCGGGCCTGGCGACCATCGCCTCGACGGTCTTGGCCTTTTACGTCCGCCTGCTGGAGTCGGTCTTCCCCCTGATCGCCGGTCACCTGATTTCGGCCTCCTTTCTGAGCATCCCGGCGGCCATCCTCATCAGTAAAGTCCTGTACCCCGAGACGGAGACGCCGGAGACGATGGGCCGGGTCCCCGAAGTCGAGCGGGTCGTGCCGGCCGAGCACTGGATGGGGAGCATCATCTGGGGGGCCTGGGAGGGCGTGCGCCTGGGCGTCGGGATCGGCGCTTTGCTCATCGGGATGCTGGGCCTCGTCCGTCTGGTCGACCTCGGCCTCGGCGGGATCACGGGCTGGGTGACGGCTCACGTGACGGGCACCCGGCACGTCTGGACCCTCCGGGACCTGGCGACGGTGGTGGCCTATCCCCTGGGGCTCCTCTTGGGCCTCCGGCCGGACGAGTGGTCGGCGGCGGCCCAGTTGATCGGCGAGCGGTGGCTCCTGACGGAGGTCATCTCCTATCAGGACCTGGCGGCCTTGGTCCGAGAGGGCCGGGTCTCGCCCCGGGGCTTACTGGTTCTAAGCTACGCCCTGTGCGGATTCACCCACGTCGCCTCGGTCGCCATCTTCGTCGGCGGGACGGCGGCCCTGGCGCCCGCCCGCCGGGACGACCTGGCGGCCCTGAGCTGGCGGGCCCTCTGGGCGGCGACCCTGGCGACGGTCCTGACGGGTTGCATCGCCGGGGCCTTCTACTGGGGCCAGCCGGGCCTCATCCAGCCCCGATAG
- the gloC gene encoding Hydroxyacylglutathione hydrolase GloC, translating to MTSAGPIVEIRVFAVPPFYKNGYVVACPMSGAAVLVDPGDEVDSLIQAVEAEGWTLAAVLITHGHVDHISGVGRVLQRWAVPVYLHRADLFLYEALPEQTRWIGLDLTYEPVPPPDRFYDHGDEIPVGTLTVRVHHTPGHTPGSVCLQVDCHLFTGDTLFAGTVGRTDLPGGSYEALLRSIMTRILPLGDDVVIHPGHGPESTVGRERLTNPFLQVPYVIL from the coding sequence ATGACGTCGGCCGGTCCGATCGTCGAAATCCGGGTCTTTGCCGTGCCCCCGTTTTACAAAAACGGCTATGTCGTCGCCTGTCCGATGTCCGGCGCGGCGGTCCTCGTCGACCCCGGGGATGAAGTCGACTCGCTGATTCAGGCCGTCGAGGCCGAGGGCTGGACGCTGGCGGCCGTCCTGATCACCCATGGTCACGTAGACCACATCAGCGGGGTCGGGCGCGTCCTCCAGCGCTGGGCCGTGCCCGTGTATCTCCATCGGGCCGACCTCTTTTTGTACGAAGCCCTGCCCGAACAGACCCGGTGGATCGGGCTCGACCTCACGTATGAGCCCGTCCCTCCGCCGGACCGGTTTTACGACCATGGGGATGAAATCCCCGTGGGCACGCTGACGGTCCGGGTCCATCACACGCCGGGCCACACGCCGGGTAGCGTATGCCTCCAGGTCGACTGTCACCTCTTCACGGGGGACACGCTGTTTGCCGGGACGGTCGGGCGGACCGACCTGCCGGGCGGGTCCTACGAGGCGCTCCTTCGGTCGATCATGACCCGCATCCTGCCCCTGGGAGACGACGTCGTGATCCACCCGGGCCACGGTCCCGAGTCGACCGTCGGGCGGGAGCGGCTGACGAATCCGTTCCTCCAGGTCCCCTACGTGATCCTGTAG